TACTTACAAGTCTGCGATGAAGAACGATATCGACCCGCCCAATTTTAGGTAGGCTGATGGTGCCATTTTCTATTCTGATGCAGTTGGAGTTATTTACGGCTCTGAAGCTGTCATTATGAAGCTTTTTGATCTTGTAACTCACTTTGAACTTCGGGAATTTCTGGTGTGCGCCCTTAGACGTCCCATTTCTGAGTGCAGTATCTAAGTCGCGGGCAACTTGTTGAGCTGCTGCGGAGTCAAACGCCTTTACCCACGCAAACTCAGGGAGATTTTTAACTTGCTTAATATATGAGGTCATATCCTTGTAAAAAAGAAATGTGCCATCTTGTTCGTATTGGCGCTGATTTTCAGACAACAATAGGTTCCATAATCCACGGGAATAAGAGCCAAACTCAATGAGTTTAGCTTCCTGATCCGGTGTAGGCTTGAGGCGATAATTGTATCTGAGCGTCTTTTTCATATACTGGTATTATGTACAGTATATAGGGGTTGTCAACTATGGAATTCAGCACAAGTTAACATTGTAAGTGACTAATAATATTACATATTATTCTCGTTGTTAAATAGTGCTGACACGGTACGCAAGTACATTCAAGAACAGGGCTAGGCGATTCATCCCAGCGACAGCAGAGCTGATCACTGGGTTTTCTCGCCAACGTTATATAAATCACTAGCCTAGCAAACTTGGGAAAAGCCCTTTTAAGCCGGCGGCCATGACTTCAATACCGATGGACAACATCAGCAATCCCATTAGACGAGTAATGACGTTAATGCCGGTTTTACCCAACAGTTTGTTAATTGCGGTGGCCATACGAAACAAGGTAAAGCTGAGTAATCCAAACAACAACACTGTTACCGACATCGCCAGCACATTAAGAATGCCTTTGTGTTCAGCGGCAAAGACAATGACAGAACTGATGGCACCAGGACCTGCCATCAACGGTAAGGCTAATGGCACAACAGCAACGGAATCCATCATTGAGGCTTCGCGGTCTTCCTCTGGATTACGCTTAACTTCACTGAGTTTTCCTTGCAGCATCGACATAGCGATGATGGCAATCAAGGTGCCACCGGCAATACGAAATGCGGACAGTGAAATACTGAACATATTGAGGATCAGTTGGCCGGCGACAATAGTACTTAGCAAAATTATCACTACTGCAAAGTTAGCGACTTTAGCGGTTTGGTCACGTTCAGCGGCCGATTGATGGCTGGTAAGACTGACAAAGACGGGCAAGAGTCCGATAGGATTGATAATTGCCAATAAACCCAAAAAGAATTTCACGTAAAGAGTGAGTTCCACTTTGTTAACCCTTACAAGACACCAGAATAAGCCACCACGGCATTTCGAGGCGCATAATCTACTCCAGCTTGGGTTAATTACAAAATGAGATTTTTTGTAGTTTTTCCCTTAATTTCTTTATGGATAAATTCACTGGGAAAAGACGCACGATCTAGCAACAACATGCACTTAAACACACGGCTCCATGAGGAGCCGCCTTGATTACCACATCAGATCGTCTGGGATCACATAATCCGCATAGGGATCTTCATCATCATCTTTATTTGGTTGGTCTGCCTGCGACTGCCATAAATAACCCAGCCACTCTGGCACCAACATGTAAACGCGTTCCGCCAATTTATGGGGTACCAGGTAACTGTGCTCTTCGATTCGCACAATGCCGAGCTTTCCGTTCAATAACTGCTGCTGTTGTACATTATCAATGTACACGGAATAAATTTTATTAACTAAGGTGTAATTAAATTTAATATCACCTTCTTTAGCTAAGGTAATTGCCTGTTTTTTGACCTCATTAACCAGGCCTTTAACCAGACCTTTTTCGGTCGCTTCTGCAAAACGCTGTTCGTTTAAATCTTTATCACGCTTGGCCTGTTCGGCTTTTTGCGCTGCAACCTGTTGCTTCAGAGCTACGCTACCGTCATCGATATTAGACTTCCGATTGCGCTTTTTTTGTGTTTTTACATCTTTAACTTTTTGCTTATTCGTCAGGCCAGCTTTGAGTAACTGCTCCTGTAATGCATTTGCCATATTTACGACCTTAAGCCAATCGACTGATAAATCGCTTCAAGTGTGGCCAGCGGATCCTCAGCCTGAGTAATTGGGCGGCCGATGACCAAATAATCCGCACCGGCATCCAAGGCGGCTTTAGGTGTCATTATCCGCTTTTGATCGGCAGCGTCGCTGCCGATTGGACGTATTCCCGGAGTCACGAGTTTGAAATCTTCACCAAACTGGTTTTTTAATGTGTGCGCTTCCTGTGCTGAACATACAACCCCATTGAGCCCAGCCTCATAGGTAAGCTTCGCCAGACGTTTTACCTGCTCTTCAGCACTGGCGTTAATCCCTAACATTTGTAGTTCTTCACTGCTCATCGAAGTTAGCACGGTTACGGCTATCAATAATGGCGCATTCTCTCCATAGGGTAACAGGGCTTTACGCGCGGCTTCCATCATCGCCAAACCACCACTGGCATGGACATTTACCATCCATACCCCGAGTTCTGCTGCTGCAGTTACTGCTTTGGCGACAGTATTTGGGATGTCATGAAACTTCAAATCAAGAAATAAATCAAAACCCCGATTTTGAATGTCACGCACCAGTTGCGGGCCAAACAGAGTGAACATCTCTTTGCCAATTTTCAACCGACATAGATTAGGATCTAGTTTATCAACGAGTTGTAGCGCATTGAATTTATTATCAAAATCAAGTGCCACTACAATAGGTTTTTCCAACATTTGAACTCCAATGGATCAGTAATTCCAGTGGTCTATTCACCATCAAGACCACGAATACGTTTAATGCTGCCCCAATTTTTACAAGAGGGACAATGCCAGTAAAGAGTATGTGACGGAAATCCGCATTCCCGACAACGATAACTGGGCCGAAATTTTATTTGCTGTTCGACTAACTGCTCAAGCATAGCCAAGCTATCACGCGCCTGCCCTTTTTCTGCCTGTTGAATATGCATTTGCATCAATAATTGAAAGCCGCGCATTGTCGGGTGACGATATAGCTTGTCCAAGACCATTGCTTCCGCCACTTTCAGATCACCTCGCTCAATCATATTCAATGCTAAGGCGACGACAACTGACGCTCCGGCACCACTACTTATTGCGCGCGTCAATAACTGCTGATATCCCTCTTTGTCACCTGTGGCTTGGGTCATTTGCTTGGCAAACCCCAAACCATCAGCAAACAGCTCAACATCGGCATCAATCAACTTTTCTAGCATCTCTCGGCATTCATCAAATTGTTCAAATGCCAAATAGATACCCGCAAGTTCCAACAATGCCCGGCCACATTTCGGATCGAGTTTTAGCGCCTGACGTAAAATTTTGATTTTTCCCGACTTGTCAGGATTTTCTTCAGCAAGTTGACAATAAAAATGTGCAATAACGGGTTTTAACGTTTGCTGACTTTTACGAGGTAGTCGCCGCGTAATATCAATTGCCTTTTGCCACTCTTTGGTCATCTGATAGATAGCAATAAGCGCATTTTCAGCGTCTTCAGAATGATCTTCCTGACCAGCAAGATTCAAAAAGATCTCCTCTGCACGGTCATAAAAACCCGCTGCGAGGTAGTCTTTTCCCAACTCCATCATAGCTAAATCACGTTGTTCGTTTGATAGAGATGGCCTAGCAATAAGATTTTGATGAATGCGTATAGCTCTATCGACTTCGCCGCGCTTACGAAACAGCGAGCCTAATGAAAGATGGGTATCGATGGTTTCATCATCGACATCCAACATACTGATAAACAGATCAACTGCTTTATCGGATTCATTGGACAACAGGAAATTAAGCCCGGTGAAATAATCACGGCTCAGCTTTTTTTGCTGTAAATTCTGCTTTTGTCTCAGGTTGCGTCGGCCCATGTACCAGCCATAAGCGGCGGCTATGGGCAACAGCAGGAAAAGCAGTTCCAACATATCAGGCGTCTTGCTCCTGCTGTGAAGCGGTTAAGGCCATAATTTTTTTTCGGGCACTTTTCAGCGAAAACTTCAACCGTAGTATGTAATAAAACGCGATGATCCAACTTACCAGAAAGCCTGCTAAAAATACTACGGCAAGTACTATAGGCAACCGATATTCACCTTGTGCGACAAAATAACTGATTGTGACAACTTGCTCGTTACGGGATCCAAAGATCAACGCCAGCACAAATAACAGTGCCAACAGTATAGTGGCAATAAATGACTTCATATCTGACTCCGGAAATCGTCACTTTCAATCTCCTGATTATCCAGTAATTTGCAGGTACTGACCAGTGTTGCCTTATCGTAGATATAAAAAAGCCTCCAACAAAGGAGGCTTTTCTTAGCAGCAATAATTAAACAATAGTGGCATCTACCCGTTCGCGCAGCTCTTTACCTGGCTTAAAGTGTGGGACGTACTTACCATCGAGTTCGACAGAAGTTCCGGTTTTCGGATTACGACCTACACGAGGTGCACGATAGTGTAGCGAGAAACTGCCAAAGCCACGGATTTCGATACGATCACCGCTTTCCAATGTCTTCGCCATTTGCTCCAACATTTCTTTGATGGCATTTTCCACATCTTTCGCTGACAACTGAGATTCTGCTGTAGCGAGTTTTTCGATCAGTTCGGATTTTGTCATCCTTGCTACCCCTATATTCAAGCCAAACACTGGTGCCTACGAGCAGGAGCAAAGCTCCTGCCATTAAGGTTCATTATTTGCGGGCTGCCTTGAATGCTTCAGCCATAGCGTTAGTCATAACAACGTCTTCCTGTTTGTTCAGGGTCGCCATTACTTCTTTCTCTTCGGCTTCGTCTTTCGCACGTACAGACAAGCTGATGCTGCGGTTCTTACGATCCACACCCATGAACTTGGCTTCAACGCTATCACCTACGTTATAAACGGTAGACGCGTCTTCGATGCGTTCACGGCTGATGTCTGCTACACGGATGTAACCTTCAACAGTGTCCGCCAGTTCTACGGTAACACCTTTAGCGTCAACTGCAGTAACTGTACCAGTTACAATAGAACCTTTCTTCTTATCTGCCAAGTAGGCATTGAAAGGATCATCTTCAGTCTGCTTCACGCCGAGGCTGATACGTTCACGTTCTGGGTCAACAGACAGTACAACTGCAGTGATTTCATCACCTTTCTTGTATTCACCAACAGCTTCTTCACCGTTGCTGTTCCAAGAGATGTCTGACAGGTGAACCAGACCATCGATACCACCGTCCAGGCCGATGAAGATACCGAAGTCAGTGATTGACTTGATCTTACCGGAAACCTTGTCACCCTTGGCATAACGGTTAGCAAAATCTTCCCATGGATTAGTTTTGCATTGTTTCAGGCCCAGAGAGATACGGCGACGTTCTTCGTCGATATCCAGTACCAACACTTCCACTTCATCACCCAGGCTAACAACCTTAGATGGGTGGATGTTCTTGTTGGTCCAATCCATTTCAGATACGTGTACCAGACCTTCAACACCTTCTTCGATTTCTACGAAGCAGCCATAATCGGTCAGGTTAGTAACGCGACCAGTCAGCTTGGTGTTTTCTGGATAACGTTTGCTGATTTCCAGCCATGGATCTTCGCCCAGCTGTTTCAGACCCAGAGATACACGAGTGCGTTCACGGTCGTATTTCAGGACTTTAACGGTGATTTCGTCACCAACATTGACGATTTCAGAAGGATGTTTAACACGCTTCCACGCCATGTCAGTGATGTGCAGCAAACCGTCAACACCACCCAGATCTACGAATGCACCGTAGTCTGTCAGGTTCTTAACGATACCTTTAACTGCTTGACCTTCTTGCAGGTTTTCCAGCAGAGCATCACGTTCAGCGCTGCTTTCAGATTCGATAACGGCGCGGCGAGAAACCACTACGTTGTTACGCTTCTGATCCAGTTTGATAACTTTGAATTCGAGCTCTTTGTTTTCCAGGTGAGCAGTGTCGCGAACAGGGCGAACGTCAACCAGAGAACCAGGCAGGAATGCGCGGATACCATTCAATTCAACAGTGAAACCGCCTTTAACTTTACCGTTGATGATACCGATAACAGTTTCATTGTCTTCGTAAGCTTTTTCCAGAACGATCCATGCTTCATGGCGCTTGGCTTTTTCGCGAGACAGTTGGGTTTCACCAAAGCCGTCTTCTACGCTGTCCAGCGCTACATCAACTTGATCACCAATTGCAATTTCTAGCTCGCCTTGGGCGTTCTTGAACTGCTCGGCAGGAATTGGGCTTTCTGACTTCAGGCCAGCATCAACCAGTACCATGCCATTTTCGATGGCAACTACAGTACCGCGAACGATAGAACCTGGACGAAATTCCAGTTGTTGAAGGGATTGTTCAAACAGATCAGCAAAAGATTCAGTCATGTTAATTACTTAAATTTTAAAACCATACTGCTTCCTGAGCATGGGGTCAGTTCACTAATCTCCTGCGTCCGTGCCGGAGATACCAAAACCGCTGGTATCAGATACCCGCGGCAGATAATTTTTGTTCAATGTGCTTCAGCGCTCGCTGAAACACTTCTTCAATACCAAGACCTGTGGTATCAATCACTAGTGCTTCTTCAGCGGGAACTAGTGGTGCCACGGCGCGATTCATATCTCTGAAATCACGCTCTTTAATCTCGGTTAAAAGGCGTTCGATGTTAACATCAAAGCCCTTGTCTCGCAACTGATTATAGCGCCGTTGCGCCCGTTCTTCCGCTGTTGCAGTTAAAAACAATTTAGCGGGAGCATTAGGGAAAACTACCGTGCCCATATCACGACCATCGGCAATCAGTCCCGGCGCAGTTTTAAATGCTCGTTGGCGACGCAAAAGTGCTTCACGCACACGTGGGAAAGCGGCTACGCGTGATGCGGCATCAGAACATTCTTGAGAACGGATGCTATGCGTAACATCCTCACCCTCTAGTACAACTTTAGTGGCGTCCTTATCTGTTGCTGCCAAAAATTGCACGTCTAAATGAGAAGCTAACAACGTAATGGCTTCTTCATTATCTAATTCCACATTGTGGTGTATCGCTGCGAGAGCCAGTACCCGGTAAATGGCACCACTGTCGAGAAGTTTCCACCCATAGTGAGTGGCCAACATCTGACTAATAGTTCCTTTTCCGGCACCGCTAGGGCCATCAATAGTGACGACAGGCGCCCGTTCAGACATAGATTCCTCCGCAATTTAGTATCTTCCTTGAGAACATTATCCGCTCCTCCGGAATTAAGCGGGCCGTATTATACATGAATACGGCCCGCAGCATCGGCAAATTTTCAAACAAATCAATCGTCGCTGTTAAGCTAACGTGACAACGCGCTAAAGCGTTCAAAATAATCCGGGAAGGTCTTTGACGTACAATCTGGATCATTAATTGTGACGCCGCATTCTGCAAAGGCTAGCAAGGAAAAGCACATTGCCATCCGATGGTCATTATAGGTGTCAATGTCAGCATGAATGACGTTATCTGGAGGGGTGATTTTGATGTAATCATTACCCTCTTCAATATGGGCGCCAACTTTGCGTAACTCGGTTGCCATTGCAGAAAGCCGGTCGGTTTCTTTGATACGCCAGTTATAAATATTGGTCATGCAGGTTTCGCCTTCGGCAAAAATAGCTGCGGTCGCGATCGTCATAGCTGCATCCGGAATATGGTTCATATCCATATTGATACCGTGTAATTTGCTTCCGCGCGCGATGATAAAATCATCACCCCACTCAATATCAGCCCCCATCTTGGCTAAAGCATCGGCAAATTTGACATCTCCCTGAATACTTTGCAGACCGACACCGGTTACTTTGACTTCACCGCCAGCAATAGCGCCTGCCGCGAGGAAATATGACGCGGAGGATGCGTCGCCTTCAACCAACAGCTTTCCTGGCGCAACATATTGTTGTCCAGCCGGGATCTCGAAGCGTTGGTAGTTGTGATTTTGTACCGTAACGCCGAATTTTTGCATCAGCGCCAAAGTGATATCAATGTAGGGTTTTGACACCAGGTCACCCAGCACTTCGATTTCAACCGCAGTTTTTGCCATTGGCGCGACCATCAGCAACGCCGTCAAAAACTGACTCGACAGTGTGCCGGCTATCTGGACTTTGCCGCCATTTAGCCCTGTACCGTGGATTCTCAATGGTGGGAAACCCGGATTTTTAAGATATTCAATATCCGCACCTAGCTGCTGCAGCGCATCAACCAAATCCCCGATGGGTCGCTCTTCCATTCGCGGTTCGCCGGTCAAATCGAATTGGCCATGCCCAAGTGTTAATGCGGCGCATAATGGCCGCATAGCGGTTCCCGCGTTGCCTAAAAACAGTGTTAATGGCGCTGCCATATCAAACGGAGCGGCATTACCGTCTACCAAACAACGAGTCTTATCTTCAGAAAGTTGATAGCTGATACCTAATTTACCTAACGCCGTGAGCATATAGCGGATATCATCTGAATCGAGCAAATTGGTAAGTTCAGTGCGACCTTTTGCCAATGCGGCCAATAATAATGCGCGATTGGAAATGCTTTTAGAACCGGGGATATTGACTTCACCATTAAAGTGAGCGACATGGTCTAGGTGTAATTGTTTCATGATTCAACTATTGCACTCGCCTGCGGTTTTTCAGCAGGTACTGATTTCATTAATGATCGATAAATCTTGTTATCGTTCCCAACTAGATACCCTTACAATTCAGCAAAGGGGTCCTCAAATAAAGCGTAAATCGGTATTTTTGAGCCTAATTAATAAATTGACTGATAAACTGCAGTAATTCAATAGAACTTCCGTTATTAGAAATATTATTTCCAATAGTCGCTCAAAATAACTGCAGATTTAATAAAAAAACCACCAGATTTTCGTTGTACCCAAAAAGAAACCCAATGTTTACAAAATAACACAGTTGCAGCCCTTTCGGGTGATTAACATTCTCGCAAAATGCCGTTATGCTACGTGCACAAACCACTACAAAGACAGAAGTACCGATGTTTAACCAATTACAGCCAATGCCCGCTGACCCAATTTTGGGTTTGCTCAGTCAATTTCGTGAAGATCCTCGTCCTGTTAAAGTCGACCTTGGGGTCGGCGTTTACAAAGACGCTCATGGTAATACGCCTATTCTTGCGTGCGTAAAGACTGCAGAGCGGATACGCACCGAAACTGAAACAACGAAGGTATACATTGGTCCTGCTGGCAGCGATAAGTTTAATCGGCTTATATGCGATTTAGCATTTGGTGAAGGTCACAGTGTCATTGAACAAAATCGTGTTCGTTCAGTATCTACGCCTGGCGGTACTGGATCGCTGAAAGTTGCAGCTGACTTTATCAAGCGTTGTAATCCCAACGCCACGATGTGGGTGAGTGATCCGACTTGGGCTAACCACATCAGCTTGTTTAAAGGCGCTGGTCTGAAAGTAGAAGCTTATCCATATTACGATCAACAAAATAATGTTTTGAAGTTCGACGAGATGTTGGCCGCCCTCAAATTGTTAGGGCCAGATGATGTGGTGTTGTTGCATGCCTGTTGCCATAACCCTACTGGACAGGACCTCAGCGAAGCACAATGGGATCAAGTGGTAGAAGTTGCCGCTGAGCGTGGGTTCACCCCACTGATCGATATGGCTTATCAAGGCTTTGGCGACAGCCTGGATCGCGACGCTTATGGTGTCCGTAAAATGGCTGCTGCAGTTGATGCCATGTTGCTTTGTGCATCCTGCTCCAAAAATTTCGGTTTGTATCGTGAACGTATCGGCGCTTGTGCGGTAGTAACTAAAGACTCTGTCAAAGCCGATATTGCGTTATCCGTGATGCTGCATGTGATTCGCGCCATTTATTCTATGCCACCTGCACATGGTGCTGCACTAGTGGAAACCATTCTGGGCTCCGCTGAGTTAACTCAGCAATGGCACGAAGAACTTGCCGTTATGCGTGACCGTATCAACGGGAATCGTGCAATGCTGGTCGACAAAATTAAAGCAGCGGGAGTTAATCGCGATTTTAGTTTTATTGCTCGCCAGAAAGGCATGTTCTCATTTTTAGGGATCACCCCAGAACAAGTTGAGCTGCTTAAGCGTGATTATGCTATTTATATGGTCGGTTCAAGCCGTATCAGCGTTGCTGGGATCACCGAAGAAAACGTGGATTATTTAGCAAATTCAATTGCCGCAATTCTTTAACTAATTAAAAGATCAAAAAAGCGACTGATTACAGTCGCTTTTTTATTGTTTTTCGTGTGTTTAAGCACTGTGTTTTTCAGCAAAATCGGTCATAAAATCAACCAACTTTTGAACACCTTCTAACGGCATCGCGTTATAAATGCTGGCTCTCATACCGCC
This portion of the Shewanella yunxiaonensis genome encodes:
- the lapB gene encoding lipopolysaccharide assembly protein LapB, translated to MLELLFLLLPIAAAYGWYMGRRNLRQKQNLQQKKLSRDYFTGLNFLLSNESDKAVDLFISMLDVDDETIDTHLSLGSLFRKRGEVDRAIRIHQNLIARPSLSNEQRDLAMMELGKDYLAAGFYDRAEEIFLNLAGQEDHSEDAENALIAIYQMTKEWQKAIDITRRLPRKSQQTLKPVIAHFYCQLAEENPDKSGKIKILRQALKLDPKCGRALLELAGIYLAFEQFDECREMLEKLIDADVELFADGLGFAKQMTQATGDKEGYQQLLTRAISSGAGASVVVALALNMIERGDLKVAEAMVLDKLYRHPTMRGFQLLMQMHIQQAEKGQARDSLAMLEQLVEQQIKFRPSYRCRECGFPSHTLYWHCPSCKNWGSIKRIRGLDGE
- the cmk gene encoding (d)CMP kinase translates to MSERAPVVTIDGPSGAGKGTISQMLATHYGWKLLDSGAIYRVLALAAIHHNVELDNEEAITLLASHLDVQFLAATDKDATKVVLEGEDVTHSIRSQECSDAASRVAAFPRVREALLRRQRAFKTAPGLIADGRDMGTVVFPNAPAKLFLTATAEERAQRRYNQLRDKGFDVNIERLLTEIKERDFRDMNRAVAPLVPAEEALVIDTTGLGIEEVFQRALKHIEQKLSAAGI
- the rpsA gene encoding 30S ribosomal protein S1; the encoded protein is MTESFADLFEQSLQQLEFRPGSIVRGTVVAIENGMVLVDAGLKSESPIPAEQFKNAQGELEIAIGDQVDVALDSVEDGFGETQLSREKAKRHEAWIVLEKAYEDNETVIGIINGKVKGGFTVELNGIRAFLPGSLVDVRPVRDTAHLENKELEFKVIKLDQKRNNVVVSRRAVIESESSAERDALLENLQEGQAVKGIVKNLTDYGAFVDLGGVDGLLHITDMAWKRVKHPSEIVNVGDEITVKVLKYDRERTRVSLGLKQLGEDPWLEISKRYPENTKLTGRVTNLTDYGCFVEIEEGVEGLVHVSEMDWTNKNIHPSKVVSLGDEVEVLVLDIDEERRRISLGLKQCKTNPWEDFANRYAKGDKVSGKIKSITDFGIFIGLDGGIDGLVHLSDISWNSNGEEAVGEYKKGDEITAVVLSVDPERERISLGVKQTEDDPFNAYLADKKKGSIVTGTVTAVDAKGVTVELADTVEGYIRVADISRERIEDASTVYNVGDSVEAKFMGVDRKNRSISLSVRAKDEAEEKEVMATLNKQEDVVMTNAMAEAFKAARK
- the pyrF gene encoding orotidine-5'-phosphate decarboxylase, with translation MLEKPIVVALDFDNKFNALQLVDKLDPNLCRLKIGKEMFTLFGPQLVRDIQNRGFDLFLDLKFHDIPNTVAKAVTAAAELGVWMVNVHASGGLAMMEAARKALLPYGENAPLLIAVTVLTSMSSEELQMLGINASAEEQVKRLAKLTYEAGLNGVVCSAQEAHTLKNQFGEDFKLVTPGIRPIGSDAADQKRIMTPKAALDAGADYLVIGRPITQAEDPLATLEAIYQSIGLRS
- a CDS encoding YchE family NAAT transporter, with translation MELTLYVKFFLGLLAIINPIGLLPVFVSLTSHQSAAERDQTAKVANFAVVIILLSTIVAGQLILNMFSISLSAFRIAGGTLIAIIAMSMLQGKLSEVKRNPEEDREASMMDSVAVVPLALPLMAGPGAISSVIVFAAEHKGILNVLAMSVTVLLFGLLSFTLFRMATAINKLLGKTGINVITRLMGLLMLSIGIEVMAAGLKGLFPSLLG
- the ihfB gene encoding integration host factor subunit beta; protein product: MTKSELIEKLATAESQLSAKDVENAIKEMLEQMAKTLESGDRIEIRGFGSFSLHYRAPRVGRNPKTGTSVELDGKYVPHFKPGKELRERVDATIV
- a CDS encoding DUF2058 domain-containing protein, translating into MANALQEQLLKAGLTNKQKVKDVKTQKKRNRKSNIDDGSVALKQQVAAQKAEQAKRDKDLNEQRFAEATEKGLVKGLVNEVKKQAITLAKEGDIKFNYTLVNKIYSVYIDNVQQQQLLNGKLGIVRIEEHSYLVPHKLAERVYMLVPEWLGYLWQSQADQPNKDDDEDPYADYVIPDDLMW
- the aroA gene encoding 3-phosphoshikimate 1-carboxyvinyltransferase, with product MKQLHLDHVAHFNGEVNIPGSKSISNRALLLAALAKGRTELTNLLDSDDIRYMLTALGKLGISYQLSEDKTRCLVDGNAAPFDMAAPLTLFLGNAGTAMRPLCAALTLGHGQFDLTGEPRMEERPIGDLVDALQQLGADIEYLKNPGFPPLRIHGTGLNGGKVQIAGTLSSQFLTALLMVAPMAKTAVEIEVLGDLVSKPYIDITLALMQKFGVTVQNHNYQRFEIPAGQQYVAPGKLLVEGDASSASYFLAAGAIAGGEVKVTGVGLQSIQGDVKFADALAKMGADIEWGDDFIIARGSKLHGINMDMNHIPDAAMTIATAAIFAEGETCMTNIYNWRIKETDRLSAMATELRKVGAHIEEGNDYIKITPPDNVIHADIDTYNDHRMAMCFSLLAFAECGVTINDPDCTSKTFPDYFERFSALSR
- a CDS encoding LapA family protein gives rise to the protein MKSFIATILLALLFVLALIFGSRNEQVVTISYFVAQGEYRLPIVLAVVFLAGFLVSWIIAFYYILRLKFSLKSARKKIMALTASQQEQDA
- a CDS encoding amino acid aminotransferase translates to MFNQLQPMPADPILGLLSQFREDPRPVKVDLGVGVYKDAHGNTPILACVKTAERIRTETETTKVYIGPAGSDKFNRLICDLAFGEGHSVIEQNRVRSVSTPGGTGSLKVAADFIKRCNPNATMWVSDPTWANHISLFKGAGLKVEAYPYYDQQNNVLKFDEMLAALKLLGPDDVVLLHACCHNPTGQDLSEAQWDQVVEVAAERGFTPLIDMAYQGFGDSLDRDAYGVRKMAAAVDAMLLCASCSKNFGLYRERIGACAVVTKDSVKADIALSVMLHVIRAIYSMPPAHGAALVETILGSAELTQQWHEELAVMRDRINGNRAMLVDKIKAAGVNRDFSFIARQKGMFSFLGITPEQVELLKRDYAIYMVGSSRISVAGITEENVDYLANSIAAIL